The Exiguobacterium aurantiacum DSM 6208 genome includes a window with the following:
- a CDS encoding PQQ-dependent sugar dehydrogenase, producing the protein MKRWILLLSLVFVAGCASEPTEDAVQEETPVEEAPEQTEEEGGQTDESTEARLSIGTSEALAGQLDVPWSIARTEDGWLVSERGGTIAVIGADGNVDRQPVELTEDVLEIGEGGLLGLALTDDFDTSRQLYAYHTYGTPGDVKNRVVELTWDGERFEETSIVLEDIPGAQFHNGGRLLLDDDMLWVTTGDALVPDLAQDNTSLAGKILAVPLSGEGEPVDWIYSSGHRNPQGLALVDGVLYASEHGASGHDEVNIIERGNNYGWPLIEAEETGDGLETPWFEVGSTSWAPSGIIADEDYVYMATLRGNRLVALERETREVTAIVEDKGRIRDVWLEGDRLYYITNNTDGRGNPGSEDDQLYSVTIR; encoded by the coding sequence TTGAAACGATGGATCCTACTCTTGTCTCTCGTCTTCGTCGCCGGATGTGCGTCCGAACCGACAGAAGACGCTGTACAAGAAGAAACACCGGTCGAAGAGGCGCCTGAGCAAACGGAAGAAGAAGGCGGACAGACGGATGAGTCGACGGAAGCACGATTGTCGATCGGGACGAGTGAGGCGCTCGCCGGACAACTCGATGTACCGTGGTCGATTGCGCGGACTGAAGACGGCTGGCTCGTCTCGGAACGGGGTGGTACGATCGCGGTCATTGGAGCGGACGGGAACGTGGACCGACAACCGGTCGAGTTGACCGAGGATGTTCTCGAAATCGGGGAAGGCGGGCTCCTTGGGTTGGCGCTGACAGATGACTTCGATACGTCCCGTCAGCTGTATGCCTACCATACGTATGGGACGCCTGGGGACGTTAAAAATCGCGTCGTCGAGCTGACGTGGGACGGCGAACGGTTTGAAGAGACGAGCATCGTGCTCGAAGATATCCCCGGTGCCCAGTTCCATAATGGTGGACGCTTGCTCCTCGACGATGACATGCTCTGGGTCACGACCGGTGATGCGCTCGTGCCCGATCTCGCCCAAGATAATACATCACTCGCTGGAAAGATTCTTGCTGTCCCGCTCTCGGGTGAAGGTGAGCCGGTCGACTGGATTTATTCTTCGGGCCATCGTAATCCGCAAGGGCTGGCGCTTGTCGACGGGGTCCTCTATGCGAGTGAGCACGGGGCATCCGGTCACGATGAAGTGAATATCATCGAACGCGGCAACAACTACGGCTGGCCGCTTATCGAGGCGGAAGAGACCGGCGACGGATTAGAGACGCCTTGGTTCGAAGTCGGATCGACGTCGTGGGCCCCGTCCGGCATCATCGCGGATGAGGATTACGTCTATATGGCGACGTTACGCGGAAATCGACTCGTCGCCCTTGAGCGGGAGACGAGAGAAGTGACGGCGATTGTCGAAGACAAAGGCCGAATCCGTGACGTCTGGCTCGAGGGAGACCGTCTATATTACATCACGAACAATACGGATGGGCGAGGCAATCCCGGCTCTGAAGACGATCAATTGTATAGCGTGACAATTCGATAG
- a CDS encoding MDR family MFS transporter, producing the protein MRKNVTIALLLATFLAAIEGTVVSVATPVIASDLNGAALVSWVFASYLLFTAVSTPIYGKVADLFGRKRVLLFGIGLFTVASLLCGLAGSMEQLIIFRALQGLGAGAVLPISMTIIGDLYKYEERGKIQGILSAVWGVSGVLGPVIGGFLVETLSWRYVFLLNVPFALLSFLMIVVFYKEKVTETTERIDVKGALLFAGGTSAFLYALITFSETNVWTVPVIVSGIASVGLLTSFFMSERRAATPLLPLDLLKQPIIASINGAVFFAAWVLVSMSAYIPIWAQAVLGKSATEAGFMLMPLSVAWTFTSIIGGRTLGAASPRRRAVTGMSLLLVGTIILTFLTQSSPDVFIYLAVAIIGVGFGLSQQMFIVVLQTVVSYRQRGTATAANSFLSTVGQTLGVAIFGAIFNFIVLSGFRNDEMLRGASLESFFNRTTSAALDETVRLQGEQLIATGLNTVFVGAALAAFIALLIALRLPARPPEPSRDN; encoded by the coding sequence CGGCACTCGTCAGTTGGGTGTTCGCGTCTTATTTACTATTCACCGCCGTATCGACTCCTATTTACGGTAAAGTCGCCGACTTGTTCGGGCGTAAACGCGTCTTGTTGTTCGGAATCGGTTTGTTCACTGTTGCTTCGCTTCTATGCGGACTCGCGGGATCGATGGAGCAACTCATTATTTTCAGGGCGCTCCAAGGGCTCGGTGCCGGGGCGGTGCTGCCGATCTCGATGACGATTATCGGAGACTTATATAAATATGAGGAGCGCGGAAAAATCCAGGGGATTTTGAGTGCCGTCTGGGGCGTGTCCGGTGTGCTCGGGCCGGTCATCGGTGGTTTCTTGGTCGAAACGTTGTCGTGGCGCTACGTCTTTCTATTGAACGTACCTTTCGCGCTCCTGTCGTTTTTAATGATTGTCGTGTTCTACAAAGAAAAGGTTACGGAGACGACCGAACGAATCGATGTCAAAGGCGCCCTCTTGTTTGCCGGTGGGACGTCAGCTTTTTTGTATGCCCTTATCACGTTCAGTGAGACGAACGTGTGGACGGTACCGGTCATCGTCAGCGGGATTGCCAGCGTCGGTCTCCTGACGAGTTTCTTCATGTCGGAGCGTCGAGCCGCGACGCCGCTATTGCCGCTTGATCTGCTGAAGCAACCGATCATCGCCTCGATCAATGGGGCTGTCTTCTTCGCGGCGTGGGTGCTCGTGTCGATGTCGGCGTACATTCCGATCTGGGCGCAGGCTGTCCTCGGAAAGTCGGCGACAGAGGCAGGGTTCATGCTCATGCCGTTGTCGGTGGCGTGGACGTTCACGTCGATCATTGGAGGGCGAACGCTCGGGGCGGCTTCGCCAAGGCGCCGTGCCGTCACAGGAATGAGTCTCTTGCTGGTCGGGACGATCATTTTGACGTTTCTCACCCAGTCGAGCCCGGACGTGTTCATCTATCTCGCCGTCGCCATCATCGGCGTCGGCTTCGGATTGTCGCAACAGATGTTCATCGTCGTGTTGCAAACGGTCGTCTCGTACCGTCAACGAGGGACGGCCACGGCGGCGAATTCATTTTTAAGTACGGTCGGGCAGACGCTCGGTGTCGCCATTTTTGGTGCGATATTCAACTTTATCGTCTTGAGCGGATTCCGGAACGATGAGATGTTGCGCGGTGCCTCTCTCGAATCGTTCTTCAACCGGACGACAAGTGCGGCGCTTGACGAGACCGTCCGCTTACAAGGAGAGCAATTGATTGCGACCGGTCTGAACACCGTCTTCGTTGGAGCGGCGTTGGCAGCGTTCATCGCCCTTTTGATCGCCTTGCGCTTGCCCGCTCGCCCACCCGAACCTTCACGTGACAACTAA